Within Pelotomaculum schinkii, the genomic segment GGAATTCAACGGATTTTTTCAGGGCTCGGCTAAACTTTAAGTATCCGGGTTGCTCCCCCTTTGATATAATTACTGGCCCCTTGCTTATTAATGCGTTACCGGCTTTTACCTCCGTAAAAACTTTTATTTCAGGTTTTAAGCCAAACAAAATTTACCGCCTCCTAGACAGTATTTCTTTCTTTATATCATGCTTTCTACGTATACGTCTAGGAACAATAATCAGGTTAAATGATTATCCCTTTAGCTCAGCAACCACTTTACCACGGAACACATGTTTGGCATACTAATTATACAAACTAACGTTCTGGGGTGATGATGGTGGCAAAGCAAGAAAAGATTAACTTGATAGATTTTCAGCAAAAGTTTTCAAATGAAGAAGCCTGCCTACAGTACTTGTTTCAAAAACGTTGGCCTAATGGATTCCAGTGTCCCAGGTGCGGCCATAATCGCTGCTATGAAATAACTACTCGTAACCTCTATGAGTGTACCAGATGCCACTACCAAGCTTCCGTTACCGCAGGTACAGTCATGGAGAAGACTCATACTAAATTGATGATTTGGTTTTGGGCCATTTATCTTGTTGCTCATGACAAACGTGGTCGATCTGCTACTTCGATAAGTGAAGAACTGGGTGTTTCATACAAAACTGCTTGGCTGATGTTGCAAAAAATTCCTAAAGCCATGGGAGACAGAGATTCACAATACATGCTTAGCGGGATCGTAGAACTTGACGATTTTTTTCTTGGTGCACCAAATGAAGGTGGAAAACGTGGGCGTGGGACAGAAAAATCGCTCGTTCTAGCCGGCTTGTCTCTGAATAATCAAGGATATCCTTTATTCCTAAAAATGCAAGTTGTATCAGATGTAAAAGGGGTCACCTTGGCGGAATTTGCTCATTCTGTTATTGGATCCGGTTCCAAAATCTCAAGTGCTGCTTATCGTTCATACTTAAAACTTGCTAAAGAAGGTTTTGAGCATGAACCCAAAGATTTTGATCCAAAACAAAATCCCGACCATTTAAAGTGGCTCCATACTGTCGTTCCAAATGCTAAAGCCTTTATTGCCGGTACTTTTCATGGTCTTGCTAAAAAACATCTACAGGCTTATCTCAACGAATTCTGTTATCGTTTTAACCGTCTGATTCTCCTCGATTTGTCTATGCAAGAAAAGTATTTCAAGCAAGGTCTGCTATAGAGAGTGCCTATAACCTAAGTACAAGTGACTTAAATACAAAAGATATTGGCGTATCACCTACGCATCTTGCATTACTAGGTGATGTCGTATACAACTACATTATTAAACTTATTAAAGCAAATAAGCTAAGAGCCTGGAAAGTAGATTATACAAGATACTGGGAAGTTGACATACATGACCCTATAAAATGGTTGTTAAGACGTCCAAATTTTGTCCGGATTGGTTAAAAAAACTTGTTAATTTAAAATAGTATTGGGAGGTCCGAAGTTACCGCCCAATACTATTAATAATACATTGTCTTATATATCTATTCATTGATATTTCTTGTTTTTTGACTCTTGCCGAACAAAAGATAGTAAACTTGGTGATATCATTAATTTCATCGGTACTTTTTTCTCTTTAACCTTCTTATTTAATTTAGTCTTCATTGTAATTCATCCTTTCTAGTCTAAAATTTGAAGCTTATATTCTTAGCCAAATAAAATAATCATACAATCTTCTTGGTCTTTGCTGGAAACCCGGACGTAACCGATGTTTAAAAGTAATTCCTCCCATTAAGAGTAAAACCGGCTTATGCCCGGCTTTAGCGTTCAGGTTGTAAATTTATTCTTCATAAACGGTCTTACCTTTTTGAATAATCTCATCAAACAAAAAGTCACCCTGCCTGGCCTTTTGGTACTGCTCAACAGAATATGGACGTGGTGAGATATCCAGGTCAACCCCAAAGGTTAGTTTTTTAAGCATCAATGATTCTTTAAACCGGTCGCGCCCGAGATCCGGAGAGATGATGGCCAGGTCAATGTCACTGTCCTCATCACTGGTACCAGCAGCTAGGGAACCATAAAGGATGGCTTTTTTAACCCGGATATTTTTAGATCTAAGTTCTTCTAAGTATTTTTTTATACTTACGTCAAACTGTTTTTTAGCCATTCTAAAACCTCACTCGTTTTTTTCATAATATCCTCTGTAACCGCCCGCGTGCAGTTCTTAGCCAGTTCCTTCCGATCCTCGGCATACCTGGACTCTATATAATACTGTGAGAGCAGGACAAAAAGCTCCTTTCTTGTTTCGTCAAGTTCAGGAAAAATGCCAGCATTCTTCGCCAAAGCTACTAAATCATGTTTCCTGGGTGGTGTCTTGTTGACTTATCATAATATACAGCTTTAACAGCCTTTTCAATGGCCTGCTGGCAGAAGAAAAGGCTATACAGGTATTTCTTTTTATTAAATAAGTGCCCAGCCACCTCATGGTCATCGTCAGCAGTCTCAATCCAATTTAACGTTTGTGGTTTCAGCACTTTCACCACCTTTCCTCAAACGGTTCTCGCTTAAACTAAGAATTTCTACGGAAAATATTTTAGTCCTGCATTCTATCGATGCTGCTTGCCAACTTCAGAACAGTATATTGCTTGACACAAGAAAAGTCCGGCTGTAACGCTTCCTAGTGCTTGTGCAAAATCAGCGTGATAAGAAACCGGCCTATCCGCAAGAATTTTAATTAAAACATCTTTTGCCATATATTATTATCCCACCTTTTGAAACAATGCAAAAGAACCTGACAAAAAGCCCCAACTAGAATTTTCTCACAAAAGAAAAAACGATAGGTCTTAAAGGCCCATCGCCCAAAATAAAGACAACCCTTATATTTTAGTATAAGCAAACGTTTTCCAAAAAATGATCACACAAATGATCACATACGGCAAATAATTACCTGTAATTTTAAATACTCAATAAAATAACCCAGCCGGAAAGCCTTTAAAAATTAGCATTTAATGAACATGAAAATACGGAAAACAACCCGAAATTACGTATTGCGATTAGTTCGCATTCAAGAGGTCAGGGGTTCGAATCCCCTTAGGTCCACCACATTCCCAAGTTTACTAAGTCAGTAGTACACCAATTAGTACACCAATAGAATTGTCAAACAATTTAACCAGCTGATATCAGCAATGAAAAACCTGTAGAGAATCCTCTACAGGTTTACAATCTCCTTATGACAGTCTTCATCATTTAGATTAAGTAATTTTTCTAGTTCAAGGTCGTTTTCGGCGATAATCTGCTGCAGACTCTTTAATGACTGTTCCACGCCCCCCGCCTTAATACGTAGCTTGTTCCATTTATCTGTCAAATAAGACCGCCTCCTGAAAACCGCGTCTTTTTGAAGACTAAAGGGCTTCTATTTTTCTAGAAAAAATATGCGGTTTTAAAAAAAAGACCCTCTATTACTATAATCATACCAACTTCCCATTCACATGTAAAGTAAAGGGACTTGAACCCTCGTGGTTTTAAGTCTTTTTGCTCATATTATATTTATGATATATTCAGTATAAAGAATTATTTTTGTATAAGGAAGAGATGAAAATGGTGATAAATAATGAAGGAATATAAAAGAGAATATCCCTTGTTTTCTTTATGTGGTCTTAACTGTGGACTTTGCCCAAGATATCAAAGTGAGGGAACATCAAGGTGTCCCGGATGCGGTGGCAAAGATTTTCATCTGCAACACCCAAGCTGTGCAGTGATTACGTGCAGTAAAAAGCATGGTGATGTTGAGTATTGCTTCCTGTGCAAAAATTATCCATGTAATAGATATAAATGCCCAAGCGAAAAAGATTCGTTCATCACCTATCGGAATGTTATAAATGATATGCAGAAGGCCATTGACAACGGGATTGAACAGTATCAAGCGGAGCTTAATGAAAAAATTTTATTTTTGGAATACTTAATCAGTAATTTTAACGATGGCAGAAAAAAAACTTTTTTTGTATTGCCGTCAATCTCCTGGATCTTGCGGATTTGAATGACATAAAAGAACATATTAAAAAATGTGACGAAACAATTCCGCAAAAAGATAAAGTGAAAATGGTAGAATCATGGTTTAATGAAAAAGCAAAGAGTAAAAATATTGACTTTAAACTGAGAAAATAAGTATTATGCGTAAAAATGCATTGGCATCTATATTCACCTAACTTTTCAGGAACAAATTCGCCCTATCGGGCGACTTAATTAAACCGGGGATAGATTAGCTATGGGCTATCTCTATCCTCGGTTTCACCCGTATAAAACATATCCCTCCCGCACTGTGGACAATCAACGGTAGGCATTACTCCAGGCTTTTCATCCCAAGCAAATTCATCAATTATCCACGCAGGGATCCATTCGCTAAACCCACAACTCTGACAACGATACCTGTGATGTTCCCTGTCCTCTGGGCCGTCCTGAAATGGAATTACATCTTCGTCCCATATTTCGTCTGTTTTGCCCGCCATCCTCCACAACACACTCCTTCTTCATATCAGCAATGGCATCATAAATGTAGCCATAACGGGGATGCCAAATCACCCAGAGTTCCATCTCACATTTGCAACTTGGACACTTAAGGGGATTCTTACCAAAACTTTGTATCAATCGTTCTTTCCACGTCTGTTTTTTTGCCGCGGCCGGCTTCAGCTTACTTTTTATTCTCGTTTTCAGGTATTTATAAAGCCCTACTATTTTTTGAGCCAATTTGTTAAGATCACGACGGTAAATGCCATATCGCCTGACCATCTTGAAATGCTTTTTAGGTATATGCATAATCAGTTTCCCAATAAATTCGAGAGCATGCAGCTCTTCCTCTTTCCTTTGTTCATCCCTATGATCAATATACCAAAACTTTACCTTCTCACCATCATAGCCAATTATTCTAGACTCTGCTATTGCTGGCCGGGCTAAATACCGGCCTATATATTCCGCCGCTCCCTTGGCATCTCTCATCCTATTTTTAGCATGTACGTAAAAACCTTTTGGATATCTACGGTATAATTCATTTATTAGCTTCTTTATCCCCGGCTCACGTCCAAATCTCTTTTGAATAATTCCCAGCATTACTTTCTGCCAGCTTTTCCTTAAGTAATTGTAAGGAATATACCCCACGTCTTTCCAATTCTTAAACTTATCTATTGCACCTTCCGTTACCAAGGCA encodes:
- a CDS encoding nucleotidyltransferase domain-containing protein, whose protein sequence is MAKKQFDVSIKKYLEELRSKNIRVKKAILYGSLAAGTSDEDSDIDLAIISPDLGRDRFKESLMLKKLTFGVDLDISPRPYSVEQYQKARQGDFLFDEIIQKGKTVYEE
- a CDS encoding HEPN domain-containing protein; its protein translation is MAKNAGIFPELDETRKELFVLLSQYYIESRYAEDRKELAKNCTRAVTEDIMKKTSEVLEWLKNSLT
- a CDS encoding HEPN domain-containing protein, which codes for MKVLKPQTLNWIETADDDHEVAGHLFNKKKYLYSLFFCQQAIEKAVKAVYYDKSTRHHPGNMI
- a CDS encoding DUF3795 domain-containing protein, whose protein sequence is MKEYKREYPLFSLCGLNCGLCPRYQSEGTSRCPGCGGKDFHLQHPSCAVITCSKKHGDVEYCFLCKNYPCNRYKCPSEKDSFITYRNVINDMQKAIDNGIEQYQAELNEKILFLEYLISNFNDGRKKTFFVLPSISWILRI
- a CDS encoding IS91 family transposase, with the protein product MEANGREQIETIKIKQIFADHWEEFKKTNLQKIPKDLVESVIESVEKMLKCGDPRYGYAKYICPECGKHQRVVGFSCKSRFCNRCGKIYIDNWVNKQVERIIDVGHRHTVFSIPQELRGKFYWHRELLKDLSDGVAEVIQYWYRNKSKKMGYEVGIITTIHTFGRNLGFNPHVHALVTEGAIDKFKNWKDVGYIPYNYLRKSWQKVMLGIIQKRFGREPGIKKLINELYRRYPKGFYVHAKNRMRDAKGAAEYIGRYLARPAIAESRIIGYDGEKVKFWYIDHRDEQRKEEELHALEFIGKLIMHIPKKHFKMVRRYGIYRRDLNKLAQKIVGLYKYLKTRIKSKLKPAAAKKQTWKERLIQSFGKNPLKCPSCKCEMELWVIWHPRYGYIYDAIADMKKECVVEDGGQNRRNMGRRCNSISGRPRGQGTSQVSLSELWV